One window from the genome of Drosophila albomicans strain 15112-1751.03 chromosome 2L, ASM965048v2, whole genome shotgun sequence encodes:
- the LOC127565216 gene encoding uncharacterized protein LOC127565216 — protein MNPLFVFLLASVFVVYGSEDNLQESKQQDTNCVNYCSNIINPVLNVTRNLQNQVNDFKHQTKCLSQLESTNKLMEEKFASLDKEIEQKLRDLSTGSEQNMQQIKSQVKQVEQQLQHLYKVVEVKKQIPGAPYQQIGSKYYYIEESEELNWMSLTQSSRNYKLEKIIGLAFMI, from the exons ATGAACccattatttgtttttctcctTGCCTCAGTCTTTGTGGTATACGGCAGTGAAGAT AATCTTCAGGAGTCGAAGCAGCAAGATACGAACTGTGTCAATTACTGCTCGAATATTATAAACCCTGTGCTAAACGTTACGAGAAATCTACAGAACCAAGTGAATGATTTTAAACATCAAACGAAATGTTTGTCGCAGCTCGAGAGCACGAATAAGCTGATGGAGGAGAAATTTGCTTCGCTGGATAAAGAGATTGAACAGAAATTGAGAGATTTGAGCACTGGAAGTgaacaaaatatgcaacaaatcaaatcacaGGTTAAACAAGTcgagcaacagttgcaacatcTTTATAAAGTGGTGGAAGTTAAGAAGCAAATACCTGGAGCACCTTATCAGCAGATTGGATCgaagtattattatattgaagaATCTGAAGAACTTAATTG GATGAGTTTAACGCAATCAAGCAGAAACTACAAGCTGGAAAAGATTATTGGATTGGCATTTATGATTTAG
- the LOC117565200 gene encoding C-type lectin 37Da-like, whose protein sequence is MNTLFVCLLASVFVVYGSEDNLQESKQQNTSCVNYCSNIVKPVLNETKCLSQFENTNKLMEDKFASQDKKIEQKLRDLSTATEEIMQQIKLQGKQIEQQMEHLHKTDEVKKQIPGPPYQQIGSKYYYIEESEEVNWFGAVNKCRAIGGHLVSFENSDEFYEITDKLQTNKDYWIGINDLAKQDEFTSISTGRRANYLMWQSGDPNNVDGNEHCGELHFNDRFKMIDDTCTKKQMFICEFRN, encoded by the exons ATGAAcacattatttgtttgtctcCTTGCCTCAGTCTTTGTGGTATACGGCAGTGAAGAT AATCTTCAGGAGTCGAAGCAACAAAATACGAGCTGTGTCAATTACTGCTCGAATATTGTAAAACCCGTGctaaatgaaacgaaatgttTGTCGCAGTTCGAGAACACGAATAAGCTGATGGAGGATAAATTTGCTTCGCAGGACAAAAAGATTGAACAGAAATTGAGAGACTTGAGCACTGCAACTGAAGAAATTatgcagcaaattaaattacaggGTAAACAAATAGAGCAGCAAATGGAACATCTTCATAAAACAGATGAAGTTAAGAAGCAAATACCTGGACCACCTTATCAGCAGATTGGATCgaagtattattatattgaagaATCTGAAGAAGTCAATTGGTTTGGGGCAGTCAACAAATGTCGGGCAATAGGTGGACATTTAGTTAGTTTCGAAAATTCGGATGAATTCTATGAAATCACGGATAAATTGCAGACTAATAAAGATTATTGGATTGGCATTAACGATTTAGCTAAACAGGATGAATTTACTTCCATTTCTACAGGTCGCAGAGCAAACTATTTAATGTGGCAGTCAGGTGACCCAAACAATGTCGATGGTAATGAACATTGCGGTGAATTGCACTTCAATGATAGATTCAAAATGATAGATGATACTTgtaccaaaaaacaaatgtttatttgcgaatttagaaattaa